From a region of the Catenulispora sp. MAP5-51 genome:
- a CDS encoding YhjD/YihY/BrkB family envelope integrity protein — protein sequence MSEDLRDGLRDDLRAGPRHRRRSTGARSGFPRLIRWVDHQQGVHLSRLRTAPYLGRALATYSRYYRIDLRDAASAVVYYSTLSLLPVLVLGYLGLAWLAQRHPHRYKNADQNLAKTIGIPVQDVSSLFDAQAHALLTATTSIIGVMGVLYGAWAWMNTLARAQRTIWGTEDDPVPWRRGVRDAVAALAAIPLMFLGFAVSGMSWGHLRVRWHRSGLSWQTAGALVLAVVLLAVGTVVFAVVCQQLCRRLGGAPAFRDLWLSAGATGLCTAVLSAVAQETVRHTASNPYGIVIDFVGLMVWVSIVIRIHLSLTLWAAEEDPSTAHRARLQSIPVSEH from the coding sequence GTGTCCGAAGATCTGCGAGACGGCCTGCGAGACGACCTGCGGGCAGGCCCGCGCCACCGCCGCCGGAGCACCGGCGCCCGCAGCGGGTTCCCGCGCCTCATCCGATGGGTCGACCACCAGCAAGGCGTCCACCTCAGCCGGCTGCGCACCGCCCCCTACCTCGGCCGCGCCCTGGCCACCTACTCGCGCTACTACCGCATCGACCTACGCGACGCGGCCAGCGCGGTCGTCTACTACAGCACCCTGTCGCTGCTGCCGGTGCTGGTGCTCGGCTACCTCGGCCTGGCCTGGCTGGCCCAACGCCATCCGCACCGCTACAAGAACGCCGACCAGAACCTGGCCAAGACCATCGGCATCCCCGTCCAGGACGTCAGCTCCCTGTTCGACGCCCAGGCGCACGCGCTGCTCACCGCCACCACCTCGATCATCGGCGTGATGGGCGTCCTGTACGGGGCCTGGGCCTGGATGAACACCCTGGCCCGGGCCCAGCGCACGATCTGGGGCACCGAGGACGACCCGGTCCCGTGGCGCCGCGGCGTGCGCGACGCCGTCGCCGCGCTGGCCGCGATCCCGTTGATGTTCCTGGGCTTCGCCGTGTCCGGCATGAGCTGGGGCCACCTACGGGTGCGCTGGCACCGCTCCGGCCTGAGCTGGCAGACCGCGGGCGCGCTGGTCCTGGCCGTTGTCCTGCTGGCGGTGGGCACGGTCGTGTTCGCCGTCGTCTGCCAACAGCTGTGCCGCAGGCTCGGCGGTGCGCCGGCGTTCAGAGACCTGTGGCTGTCCGCGGGCGCGACCGGCCTGTGCACCGCGGTGTTGTCCGCCGTCGCACAGGAGACCGTCCGGCACACCGCGTCCAACCCCTACGGCATCGTCATCGACTTCGTCGGGCTGATGGTGTGGGTCAGCATCGTGATCCGCATCCACCTGTCGCTGACGCTGTGGGCCGCCGAAGAGGATCCCTCGACGGCCCACAGAGCCCGGCTTCAGAGCATTCCAGTTTCAGAGCATTAG